The window TTTACTTCGACCTATACAGGCGATTCCAGTCGGAGAAAGCCAATCCATTTCAGCTGCCCAGTTCGAAATTAGGGCTCTTAGATGGCCTCAAAATTCGCATTCATCTGCGGCAGATCAAGTGTTGACACACGATAATCTTCCACGTGGGACCATGATACAGTTCCAGGTTGGGCCTCAGGATATAATCGATGCCATCACTGCGATGCAAGAGGTCTTGGATGCACCAGCGGCTTTGAACGATAGCGAGAGAAGTTGAAACTGCTGATGAATTCTTCTTAGTGCTGTTGGAGAACAACTAGGTAATGGGCAAACGGCAGATTCTGTGATAAGATCATGTGTCTATAGCGTGCTATATTTACGAGAACTATTGGATTTTTTGTAGCGCTGATAACGAAACAAGTTTACGCATTCAATTGGTTTGGAAGTCCCTGGCGTAGCAACGTGACAGAAACCTGTAAGCAAGTGGAGCGCAATGCTCATCTATCAGTGGTTGCTTATTGCTActattgctaattattaaCACATgttataaatattagtatGTAGTCACGCCTTTTGATCATTTGAGATATGGTAATAAATATCTCATAAAACAAGCAAGGAAAGGTAAGCATGCAGACCAAAAATAAGTCCCCATAAAGTAACGCCAAGGAAGCCACCCCTCCCTTGGATAGCGGCAACCAAAAGGGCCCTGCCTAGATGGGCTCATTGGTGTGCTGAGATTTCAGTCTAAGGAACTGCTTGTGCATACATAGAAGCTCAGTTGGGCGCCGGCGAATTCTGGGTTATCCACACCCCTAGTATTGCGAGTACACTAGTGGCCTATGAATAGGTGGAATGgttagcagtagtagtaggtagttgcAGGTATGGAGTATCAGTGTGCAGGAAGCTGCGGACTTTTTGTGATCAAAAAAAGTAGAGTTACTTTTTTGTATGAGTTAAGCTTAGGTACCTAGTTAAAAATTTCTTCCTTCTATAAACTCCGTGcctatactactagtatatagtaggtaggtatgtaATGCTACTTTTTGGAAATAAGGGGCAAAGAGTTGGCTGGCAACACAGTAACATGTATGAGTCAATAAAATGAACGACATGTGAATGCATGCGCGTGCATatggtggtggaggggaggaagagagagaggctgatGCCAAGCCGGAAGATTTTTCTTTGGAATTATGCTAGCGCTATCAATGGATCGAAAGGGGATTTCAATCAGGCAACATTTTCGACTTATTTTGAGATATGGACTTGACTTGTGATAggctttttttgttttgatttcctttttctttttctttttctttttttttttcattgcCAGGTGGACAGTATCGGTAGTAACAACCGTATGGAATGATTTATGGGCTCATGAGGCTTTAAGGTCGGGCTTTGTTGTCCATATCAAATGAGCATATGGAGCAATTTCAATCACATCATCTCAGCTTTGCTAGGATAGCGAGGCAGGTTGCAAAGATTGCGGAACATTTATCATGTGCTTGCTCGGAGGATCGCTGGATGGCTGGCAACGCGGAAGTAGGAATGTATCATTCGGAACCAAAGCCGGAGGCCCGGAGAGCTGATTAATAACACGCAAGTAATTTGGCCGCTGGCTGCCTGGAGCGtattgctgatgctgatgctcgCTCAATGGCAACCCCTTCTGCTGGGAGCATTCCacgatggtggtggtagtgCTTGGAAAGGCTAAGACGACGGATCCCTGCTTCTCCTAGTGGTTGGTGACATTTCTCCTACGCTAATACCCACAAACAATGCTACGGCCACATGGCACCCAAGTGTTATCTTACCTGCATGCAGGCCTGCTAGCAAGGATCATGCCAAGAAGGGGTACAGTACCATGACCTACCTGCTCTTTATTTGAAAGACTGGAAAGCCCAGACCTTGTTGGAGATGCTCCCAATAAGACCGTATTCCATAAGATGAATCCCACATGTTTATTGGCAGATACTAGGAGTAGTATAGCCCATACTCAGTCACTGCTAAAAGAGGAGTTACCAATGTATAAGTCGTTGCTACAAAATTAGCATTCTGCTGAATCCAGCTAGGCCTCCGAGTTTGGAGGATTAAGGGTCTTGTGACGGGGGCTTAATGTCCTCGTTATGGGTATTGATTCCTGGAAAGGCAATCGGTATCTCGTTCTAAATTGCTACGAGTTGGGGCGATTTGCCGATACGAGAGCTGGGATGACGCGAGACGATGCATCAAACTTTTGCTCCCTCGCTTCCTCAAGCAGTTCGGCATATCGTGTCTTGAGAAAAAAGCGAAGACGATGATAAGCCAGCGAACAAGACTCGTGTGTCCTGACTCGAGACACAAGCCACAACTTCAAAGCTCATGCGTATTCAACTGGTGGCTGAGGCCTGCGCTGTTTGGGTTGAAGTAGCAGACTTCGCCTCGCGGCAATGTGGCACCGAATTGCTATCAGAACGCCGACTAAGCGGGGAAAGGAAGGTCACCCACCGACCGCCGTCTCTCGTGGACTAGTGGCCCTCGTTAGTCGACCATCACTAGCAATGACACGATGACACTTCGAGCTGGTGTACGGAAGTATAGGAATGTACTCGCCAACATCTTCGGGCGTAGCCTGATTCATTCTTCGGATCCGGCGAGCAGAGGCCCATCCTCACTCTGGGGGAGGCGGTGGCAAAACGAAGCGCGGTACTCGGTCATGGAATTTTTTtggagcttctttttttagtgGCTGAAAACGGATGAAACCGCAGCACCCAGGCTAAGGACTGCATGTATAACAGGTAGTACTGTAAGGTAGTTGGGAGTAGAGACCTCGTATAATagccttttcctctccgTGTATTTGGGCAAGGGGCATGCCGAACGTCAGAAGTCTGTCTTCAAGCTTGATTGTGGTGGCAACACACGATGGCGTTGATAGACTCTGTCGGAATATTATTCAAACCCCAGTGCAGCGCAGCGTTCTAGATATGTGCGAATTCGTCTCTTCGAGACTTCGATACCGCTCAGTGGCATTTGTTTCACCTATGTAGGTATGTAGTCCTGTTGGTGTTACGGAGCATCTCGTCTTGGTAGGTGGTACTCAGATATACGAGATGTACGGAGCCGGTACGATCCATACGACCCCATTCTTTCTCTCGACACTGGCGCTGGCTTTGCATTAATGGCTGCACTAAAAGACAGAGGGTGGCCACCCCTGGCCTAGGCCCCGGCCGGTCAGCAACTAAACGACCCTGGTCGCCGTTCTCGTGCGAAGCAGTGGTCAGGACGTGTTTGATAAGACGGCGAAGCGCGGCGCAACGGAGAGCCTCATTGGCGAACTGCTAAGAGCAGGCGGAATTTCCAGCGGCATCGCAATATCCGGGGAAGCTGTGGGGAACTTTTGCCAAGGAGGGCGTAAACTAATCGGCAAAGGCGGGAATTTTCTCTGCCATAAATTAGTCCGTAGGCGCTTTTGGCAAGCCACAGAACAAAAAGTACCGGGAGAAAAAGCGGACTCGGGAGGCTCgccctcgctgctgctgtgctctcGCAGATAGAGTCGCAAGATTAGGGAACGGACAAATCTACTGCTGCAAGGGTTATGGTTATGCTGAATCAAGTAGCCGTGAGATCGGCGCCACCCATTCGTACAAGAAGTAGCACAAGCTCAACTGGCCACTGTTGTTGGGTTTCATCGAGTCTCGGTAGATGGCTGCTGAAGGCATCGACAAGACTCTTGGCAGCGCCATCATCGCAGATTCCCGAGTATGCAGAGATTCGTAGTCCCCCGCTATCTCTTGCCAATGTCAAATGCGTGTTCCTGGATTGGGAATCGGCGCCGCCACAACTCTGCCCATCCTGTTTTGCTAGTCCCTCCAAGAACACTAGCTGCAGTTGTAGCACGCACAAGCCAGAGAGAGCAAGGGGGCCCTAACAATGCACGCCCGCCGGAGGATTTatcagtggcagcagcggccatAACCAAAAGGGCGATATAGACCCGGAGCCAAGACGGGACGGACGCCAAGACGGCTCATACAAGACGATCGAGAGGCGCGATACGGCTTGCAGGAACTTCTGTTTCCATGTTGGACGGGAAGAAAGCAACGAAAAAGGAGGCGGTGACATCACTGGCTGCCTCTCGGAATGTTGCGATTCCTCGCTTTGATGCGGTTTAGCGACGGCTTTGCGACGAAAGTTTGGTCTTTGCAGCCACATCTTCAACAACAGGCTTTCTTTTTGATGGTTTTGAGTTTGTCCAGTTGGCGGCTGTAGCTTGTATCTATCTATCTGTCATTCCAAGGACGATGGCTCCGTCTCGCTGCGTTCATAAATCAAGCAGATATGGGCCCCCAGGGAGATATGGAGAACTTTCGGTGTTTTGCCACGAGAATGGATAGATGCGTCTCACGCTTGACAGGGTACCTTTGCAACTCGCGTGTACCCATCAGAGATAGTACCCTGGGGTATTGCTGGAGACACAATCGAGCCGCCAGCGCGGTACAAGCACACGCTGCTGTTGCAGCACTTTTCCGCATCTTTGACATGTATCAAGAGCTTGCTGTGCAGCTGCACGAGTGCGGTTAATTCTATGTAATTTGGTAcatagtactccgtacaacGATCCATCTCTCCACTTGCACCATTGCTGCACAGTAGCATTGCGTCTGAAGGTGTGTCGTGCGTAACAGCATCGTGTACGGTATCCGAGCTGCCTCGCTCTCTTCAACACCTGCAGCAGAAATCGCCTAGTCAGCCATTTAAATCAATTAGGTACTATCATTCTGCTGTCGTATGTTGACGGCCAACTCTAAGAGCTACGAGCTGTCAAGAAAGCAATTCTCCCCGCACGCCCGGCTGCGGTGCGAGTCAGTTCGCCTCTTTGCCTCCTCCACTCGTAGATAGGCATTAATCGCAGCAGGTCTGTTGTGTACGCGCAGGTGGCCTCTTCTGATCGCTGGCAGCCAGATGGCGAGATAGCACGCAATGTTGGACGAGTTCCCGATCTTTTTCTCCGCAATGAGGCCGGGAACAGCAATACAGCACGCCTCTCCTCTGACACGTGACTAGCTCCCATCTCAACTTGTACTCGCAAGTACCCTCTAATGCCATTAACCTCCTAGCCTTCGCTCTCGCCGTCCAATGGTTCACAACCACTTTGATGTTTTTGCCCCGGTCAGAGCCACAGCCGACGCTTGGGAAACGCCCCCCTCCCTTTTAGTATAACGCACAGCCCCCTGCTGCTCGTTTGCTGCTCGTTCTACTAGCTCGAGTTGCTGTAGCTAATAAGATCCGATTATCCGCCCAAATCCCACCATATAGAGTTGTTAGGTCGCCTCTACTGCTGGTTATCTGGTCAGTGAAGAGCAAAAGAACCCGACTTATCCGTCCGCAGGCCCTGGACTAGCCCTTGCGACGCCACATGCTTTGCGCTATTTGGCTTTCTAGGATCGACGTGGGTTTCCAGAATAACGCCTCCACACACGCCCGTCAAATTGGGACAAGGCGAGGCGTATCAAGAACTTTTGGTTTTCGCCTCCACAGCGTGCTCGTATGGTGTAGAACAGGCGGTGCTGGAGCCCAACTCTCGCGATGGCCTCTCCGTTTCTCCTATCGGCTGGGCCCTTTTGTGTGTCGCGCGGGGGTGGATACGACTAGGCATCACCGGATTGCCTCTGTCGCATGGCATCGCGAGATAGCCCAAGCCCTCCTCCGGGGTAAGCGGTCCGACTAAGCTGGCTCGCTCCCGATGGCTGAAGGATGAACAGAAGTTCTCAAACACCTGAGCTGAGGCGCTAGTGGCATTATCTATCATCAGGTTGGCTGTTGCAAATCATTGTGTCGGGGTTATCCTCGAGAGGTGGAGAACCCCAGGCCTTGCTCCGAAGACGTTTATGTAGGAGGGTTACATTTCCATACCAGCTGTCTCCTACCCCAGCCTCATTGATAAAGGCCTACTCCTCCCACGTGTAACCATCGTTCTCTTCATTCCTCTCAGCTCATCCCCTTGAGTCCCCCTCACCTCTTATATatccccctcctctcccaCAACCTCGACCTTGGTCGTTGTTGTTGTGTCTGTGTTCCCTTggtccttctcttctctctctttaataatagagCTAGGGCAACCCCCCCAACCTTCACCATGTCCGTCATCCAGCCCACTGGGGGCTTACAGCCAATTGCTATCGACAACGACATTATCAACAAGGCCATTGATAACGAGGCAGAGGAGCTCGACAAGCCCCAGATTCGGGAACGAACCTGGGGCTTCGCTGCCCGTGTCGACCCCACAGTCACCTTTGAAGAATACCAGTACTGGGCCAAGAttgagcgagaagaagaacaccAAGCCAACCTCACCTTCAAGGCGGAGCATGGCCCACGAACCGTGAAGAGTGTTTTCCTTGGCCGTTTCTCAAAGGGTATCCACCatgagaacaagaagaaggctgaggctgctgctgccagcggCACCGACTCTCCTCTTGATGAGAAGAACTCTGGTGTTGTCACTACCCAGGGAACTAGCACCCCCACCGAGGCGGAATGGAAGCAGGCTTCTCGTGCCATGCGAACAGCCAGTTGGGGTACCATGTTCTATCTCATCACTACTGATATCCTGGGTTGGTCATCAACTCCCTTCGTCTTTGCCAGTGTCGGATATGGCCCTGGTGTCGCTCTGTACATCATCTttggtgctgccgctgccttcTCTGGCTACATTCTTTGGAAGGTCTTCCTTGGTCTCGACTCATCCCGCTTCCCCATGGTTTCTTTTGGTGACACCTACTTCCGAGTTTACGGACCATTTGCTCGCCACTTCATCAACGTCGCTCAGGCTATCCAACAGTTCATGACTGTCGCGGTTTTGATTCTCGGAAGCGGTACCACCATCGCCCAGTTGTCTAGTGGCAAGATTTGCTACATTGCCtgtctcatcatcttcatggTGGTCGGCATGGTTTTTGGCAGTATTCGTTCTCTGCAACGTATCGGCTGGCTGGCTAACTTGTCCGTCTGGATCAACGTCGtctccttcatcatcattatgGTTGCTTGTGCCAACTATCCCATCGATTACCAGGCCGTTACCCTGTCCACCCGCGTCAAGGATATCGGACCTGTCGTGACATTTGCTGGTCCTCCTCCTGATCagtaccagcagcaagctACCGGTTTCGCTGGCCAGTTTAACGGAATCAACCAGATGGTATACAGCTACGGTGGTGCCCTTCTGTTCATTGCTTTCCTCGCTGAGATGCGTCACCCTTGGGATTTCTGGAAGGGCATGCTTTGCGCCCAGACCTTCATCTGCGTTGTCTACATCTTCTTCGGTGCTTTCGTCTACGGCCACTACGGACAGTACTCTGCTTCCACCATCAACACCGTTATTCAGCCTTTCGCCCTGCAGACTGCCAACAACGTTTTGGGTCTGATCACAGGAGCTATTGCTTGTCGTAAGTATTATCTCTATAATCATTAGAGTTGTTATGTGAACAGTGGCTAATTTACATGTCTCTAGTTATGTACATGAACATCGGCATGAAGACTGTCTACGTTGAGGTCTTCCAGGAGATTTTGGGTCTTCCCCCGATCACCACCCGCAGGGGACGCTACTTGTGGTATGCCCTGGGACCCCTTTACTGGGCTCTTGCTTTCATCGTCGGTGCTGCCGTCCCCAACATTAACGGTATCTCCGGTATTGTCGGCGCTCTCCTGATCCTGAACTTCACCTACACCTTCCCTGCCTTCTTGTACATTGGATACCGCATCAAGGCCGACGCTGCTCTGCCTGGTGAGGGTTTCGACCCCGTAACTGGTGTCACTACCCGCCACGATTCCGGCATGAAGCGCTGGGTCCGTGGATTCAAGGTCAACTGGCACATTAACATCATGAACATCATCTACTTCCTTGGTGGTCTGGTATGCTCTGGTATGGGCTCTTGGGCTGCCATTGAGGGTCTTATCCAAATCTTTGGACCTGGAGGTACTGTCGCCACTTCCTTCGGCTGTGCTGTACCTGTGTAAATAATACAATATTTAATATCTTGCTCGTAAATAACTCTTGAGCCTATATACCACTTTTCAATTCTGAATTCAAAAAAGTTTGAGTCAATCAATTTCTGGAGTACCATGTGATTGTGTCTACGCAGCTGTTAAAGTGCTAGTTTTGCGTCATATGATTTGCCGAATATGGTCTTGAGTTGTTCTTCAGCTAATTTCAAAGTAATTTTGTCTATCAATCATATTTTTTTGCAACTTTTGTGATGGTTTCAGAAATTCCAAGTAGTGGAGCAACGCTACTGCTAGATCCTCGCTAGACTTGCGTGAGAACTGCATATACGATGTATACGAGGACCTTATTCTAACCTACTCTTATGAACCAGGTAGTGCCTGAAGCGCGTATCGTAATTCTGCTTACTGTACAAACTAGGCTTCTTATGCTACGCATATACTACCTCGATATATGTCCAGTCACTCAGGCGCGATACGCACTAGGCCGCTTCGCTGCACGCAAGCTCAAGATTTGAAGGGCTGAAGGTAGCGGTCACTACCGAGATGATGCGCCTTCCCCCCCCCCGATATTTAAATAGACCGAGAATTCCGTTTGATATCCTAGCAAACTGCATTCAGATAGCTGCCAAGCCTGCTTATCTTACAAACCATCTTAACAATGCCAGTGCCACCCGGACGTCTTAGGCGTCAGTGGTAAGCAGCTAAGCCGGTGATAAGACGGAGGTGGTCaaatggaagaaaagaaaaatgaatgATTATTCTATCATGAATTATGTGTCTGCTTACTTTTCGTTATGAAAAACCTACTAGGCGAGGATCGCATTATGGAAAGAGTTGCAGTAACAACCAAATGGAATGTCGAGAACTCCGTACGTAATACTAGGCGACTTTATCACAAACAGCAAATTCGAGCAAATGTTATATGTAAATCATGCATATTTTCTTACTTATTTTTGCCTCTACGACTACTACATTTCTCTTAATGAAGATTGCGAAGTGGTCTATGGGTTGTGTTGTATAGTAACACGCGAAGGCCGGGCTCGTGTTAGCATTGTAACCGCCTCTACGTATTCAAAGTTATCTTCACGATAATTGATGAAGAGTAGATGCGCTGCGACTTCGATTGTATTTACATAAACGATCTCAGTCAACTTTTATTATGAgatatagttaaaatatttCGTAGGCAATATAACTTAGTTGCATATACACTGCTGCAGTCCCAGCagaaacaaataaacaagcaagcaagcgacAAAGCACCAATAAACACCCCAAACTCCGTTGTACATCATAAACCTTGTCAGATACGTCATTTCCGCATAATGTTTGAGTAAGCTTCAGCCTACCGGAGTTCCATGTTGTTTGTACCGTTGAATAATTGGTTCCAGTCATACTGCACGTTCGTGTCTACAATCGTACACCAGTCCTGGCTGAGATCCATCTGGAAATCAAAGTCACTGAAAGTCGTATTCAAGAACTCGTTGGAACTAAACTCGATGGTGTTTGAGGGTTGGGGCAAGTAGAACGGTTCGCCCGGAATCTGTTTTGGCGGCAGCGAAGACAATTCCACCGTCGACGCAACACTTGGGCTTGCGAGAGTGGAGTTATTATGGCTACTGACGCTGCTGGCAATGGTATCAGCATTGCCGTTGGTGACTGTCCTTGTTCCTTGGCTGATGCGCAATCTTCCAAAGTAAGGCACCACAAGCGTGAAGTCGTCTTGCGCATTGTACGTGCCGTAGCTGGCGGCTACAAGTGTCTCTAGCACTTGTGCGCTCTGCCGCGCTACCGTACACTCCAGCAAACTATCTGTTCTTCTCAACTCCCCAATGAGGCTATCGATGAGCCGGTATTCTTCCGCGCAGTAAGGAACAGCTACTAGCGATCCCTC is drawn from Trichoderma asperellum chromosome 4, complete sequence and contains these coding sequences:
- a CDS encoding uncharacterized protein (EggNog:ENOG41~TransMembrane:11 (i151-172o178-196i227-247o259-278i290-311o353-371i383-405o425-444i470-490o496-518i558-583o)), whose protein sequence is MSVIQPTGGLQPIAIDNDIINKAIDNEAEELDKPQIRERTWGFAARVDPTVTFEEYQYWAKIEREEEHQANLTFKAEHGPRTVKSVFLGRFSKGIHHENKKKAEAAAASGTDSPLDEKNSGVVTTQGTSTPTEAEWKQASRAMRTASWGTMFYLITTDILGWSSTPFVFASVGYGPGVALYIIFGAAAAFSGYILWKVFLGLDSSRFPMVSFGDTYFRVYGPFARHFINVAQAIQQFMTVAVLILGSGTTIAQLSSGKICYIACLIIFMVVGMVFGSIRSLQRIGWLANLSVWINVVSFIIIMVACANYPIDYQAVTLSTRVKDIGPVVTFAGPPPDQYQQQATGFAGQFNGINQMVYSYGGALLFIAFLAEMRHPWDFWKGMLCAQTFICVVYIFFGAFVYGHYGQYSASTINTVIQPFALQTANNVLGLITGAIACLMYMNIGMKTVYVEVFQEILGLPPITTRRGRYLWYALGPLYWALAFIVGAAVPNINGISGIVGALLILNFTYTFPAFLYIGYRIKADAALPGEGFDPVTGVTTRHDSGMKRWVRGFKVNWHINIMNIIYFLGGLVCSGMGSWAAIEGLIQIFGPGGTVATSFGCAVPV